One genomic region from Jiangella sp. DSM 45060 encodes:
- a CDS encoding ANTAR domain-containing protein — protein MTTPAEVTSRLAEAVADAGSGAPPAERLGETCRSLLGADGVALVLAYTLPQRLAVCVTDDVIGRVENLQDVLGEGPSVDAYRSGRPVVGRIGAAGAEVTWPLFAEAALRETGPLTVVAVPVPAGAELLGVLTAYRAGHGHPAPEEELTAHLAAAVGVTLLRDLDLGRDLEVDLACPGGTPTGVWAARAEVHQATGFLVARLGLPPDDALALLRARAYAAGLTLGEIAHQVLARAVDLAPDGTGGR, from the coding sequence TTGACCACACCAGCCGAGGTGACGTCGCGACTGGCTGAGGCGGTCGCCGACGCCGGTTCCGGTGCTCCGCCGGCGGAGCGGCTCGGCGAGACCTGCCGGTCGCTGCTCGGTGCCGACGGCGTCGCCCTCGTGCTCGCCTACACGCTGCCGCAGCGGCTGGCCGTCTGCGTCACCGACGACGTCATCGGCCGGGTCGAGAATCTGCAGGACGTCCTCGGCGAGGGGCCCAGCGTCGACGCGTACCGGTCCGGCCGCCCGGTCGTCGGCCGCATCGGCGCCGCCGGGGCGGAGGTGACGTGGCCGCTGTTCGCCGAGGCGGCGCTGCGCGAGACCGGCCCGCTCACCGTCGTCGCGGTCCCGGTCCCGGCCGGCGCGGAGCTGCTGGGCGTGCTGACGGCGTACCGGGCGGGCCACGGCCACCCGGCGCCGGAGGAGGAGCTGACGGCGCACCTGGCCGCGGCCGTCGGCGTGACGCTGCTGCGCGACCTCGACCTCGGCCGCGACCTCGAGGTGGACCTCGCCTGCCCGGGCGGCACGCCCACCGGTGTCTGGGCCGCCCGCGCCGAGGTGCACCAGGCCACCGGGTTCCTGGTCGCGCGGCTCGGCCTGCCGCCCGACGACGCGCTGGCGCTGCTGCGCGCCCGCGCCTACGCGGCCGGCCTCACGCTGGGCGAGATCGCGCACCAGGTGCTCGCCCGCGCCGTCGACCTCGCGCCGGACGGCACCGGCGGACGCTGA